A genomic region of uncultured Roseibium sp. contains the following coding sequences:
- a CDS encoding glycerate kinase, producing the protein MSEQPEDILRNLFQRAVEVADPMKSLAAFLPEKPDGRVTVIGAGKASARMAEAVEAEWGPCSGLVITRYGYGRPCQGIEIVEAAHPVPDEAGLAATRQMLDLVEGLGEDDFVLALISGGASALLTAPAGDITLSEKRQVNQALLSSGAPIGQMNNVRKHLSVVKGGQLAAAAHPAKMLALLLSDVPGDDPAEIGSGPTVGDDSSSEDAASILERWQIDVPSSVKTVLAETSGVLPPGHYRLSLVTNTIFAAPSQSLEAAKDLAEGLGCDVEILGDALEGEAREVARAQAELALERQRQRRGTSRPLLLLSGGELTVTRNGNGVGGPNAEYALALALALQGASGIHAIACDTDGVDGAAEVAGAVTGPETLAKAAAIGASASDALADNDAHTFFEKIGDQVVTGPTLTNVNDFRAIWIGV; encoded by the coding sequence ATGAGTGAGCAGCCGGAAGATATCCTGCGCAATCTGTTCCAGCGGGCTGTCGAGGTCGCTGATCCGATGAAAAGCCTTGCGGCCTTCCTGCCCGAAAAGCCGGATGGACGGGTCACCGTGATCGGTGCCGGCAAGGCATCGGCGCGGATGGCCGAGGCAGTCGAGGCAGAATGGGGGCCGTGCAGCGGTCTTGTGATTACCCGGTACGGTTATGGGCGTCCGTGCCAGGGGATCGAGATCGTTGAGGCGGCCCACCCGGTGCCGGACGAAGCCGGTCTTGCCGCGACACGCCAGATGCTCGATCTTGTAGAAGGCCTGGGCGAAGACGACTTCGTGCTGGCGCTGATATCGGGCGGTGCCTCCGCCCTGCTGACCGCGCCGGCAGGCGATATCACTCTTTCAGAAAAGCGGCAGGTCAACCAGGCGCTGTTGAGTTCCGGCGCGCCGATCGGCCAGATGAACAATGTGCGCAAGCACCTGAGCGTGGTCAAGGGCGGCCAGCTGGCGGCCGCGGCTCATCCGGCGAAAATGCTGGCGCTGCTGCTGTCGGACGTGCCCGGCGACGACCCAGCCGAAATCGGCTCCGGGCCGACGGTCGGCGACGACAGTTCTTCTGAAGACGCAGCTTCTATCCTTGAGCGCTGGCAGATCGATGTGCCTTCCTCCGTCAAGACCGTTCTTGCCGAGACCTCCGGAGTCTTGCCTCCGGGCCATTACAGACTGTCTCTTGTGACCAACACGATCTTTGCCGCGCCGTCCCAGTCCCTTGAGGCCGCAAAGGACCTTGCAGAAGGGCTCGGATGTGACGTGGAAATCCTTGGGGACGCGCTGGAAGGGGAGGCCAGGGAGGTTGCCCGTGCCCAGGCCGAACTGGCGCTCGAGAGGCAACGGCAGCGCAGGGGCACCAGCCGGCCCTTGCTGCTTCTGTCGGGCGGCGAGCTGACCGTGACGCGCAACGGCAACGGTGTCGGCGGGCCGAATGCGGAATATGCGCTTGCCCTTGCGCTCGCGCTTCAGGGGGCTTCGGGCATTCACGCCATCGCCTGCGACACGGATGGTGTTGACGGGGCCGCGGAGGTTGCCGGTGCCGTGACCGGACCGGAAACGCTGGCAAAAGCCGCCGCGATCGGCGCATCAGCCTCGGACGCTCTTGCCGATAATGATGCCCACACTTTCTTTGAAAAAATCGGCGACCAGGTCGTGACCGGGCCGACATTGACAAATGTGAACGATTTCCGTGCGATATGGATCGGAGTGTGA
- a CDS encoding DUF427 domain-containing protein, which produces MSDTSIAALRDAIRNPDNSDHMMVIKTAPRRMRVYAGDTLLADSSSALRVMELGKSVYDPVVYFPEEDVVAALDPLEKSTHCPIKGDASYVSLAGEEIGWIYQDPIPVTRQLKGHHAFWPSKTRLVEGE; this is translated from the coding sequence ATGTCAGACACATCCATCGCGGCCCTCAGGGACGCAATCAGAAATCCGGACAATTCCGACCACATGATGGTCATCAAGACGGCCCCGCGGCGCATGCGCGTTTACGCCGGAGACACCCTGCTCGCTGACAGCTCCAGCGCACTCAGGGTGATGGAGCTGGGCAAGTCGGTCTATGACCCGGTGGTCTATTTCCCGGAAGAAGACGTCGTCGCAGCGCTCGACCCGCTCGAAAAATCCACCCATTGCCCGATCAAGGGCGACGCCAGCTACGTCTCGCTCGCCGGTGAGGAAATCGGCTGGATCTACCAGGACCCGATCCCGGTGACCCGTCAGCTCAAGGGACATCATGCCTTCTGGCCATCGAAAACCCGGCTTGTCGAGGGAGAGTAG
- a CDS encoding phosphate acetyltransferase, with the protein MLEIGATKEITRTYTQEDMRDFALLAGEMASVPTSVPGPLIGGLFSYLLGVELPGRGTNYLKQSLEFLAPAPVGEALTASVTVSRLRPEKHLVDLDTVCTAPDGTRICQGRALVYVEDVGKD; encoded by the coding sequence ATGCTGGAAATCGGAGCGACAAAGGAGATCACGCGCACCTATACCCAGGAAGACATGCGTGATTTCGCGCTGCTGGCAGGGGAGATGGCGAGCGTGCCGACATCGGTTCCCGGGCCGTTGATCGGCGGACTGTTTTCCTACCTGCTTGGCGTGGAGCTGCCGGGCCGGGGAACCAACTATCTGAAACAGAGCCTTGAGTTTCTTGCGCCCGCGCCGGTCGGTGAAGCGCTCACGGCCTCGGTCACGGTGTCCCGGCTGCGCCCCGAAAAACACCTGGTCGATCTCGACACCGTGTGCACCGCACCGGACGGAACCCGGATCTGCCAGGGCCGCGCCCTGGTCTATGTCGAGGATGTGGGAAAAGACTAG
- a CDS encoding MaoC/PaaZ C-terminal domain-containing protein: MTLAVEKPSATVFTWTPTQRDFDAFARLSGDDNPIHVDPVFSARTRFGRTVSHGMLLYARVFACLEALYPGRRHELQTLMFPNPSYAGEELALSFAEDPDQPGLVLIEISRTADRAVTLSGTCKIGEPA, encoded by the coding sequence ATGACCCTTGCCGTTGAAAAACCATCTGCCACCGTCTTCACATGGACCCCGACCCAGCGTGATTTCGATGCCTTTGCCAGACTGTCCGGCGATGACAATCCGATCCATGTCGATCCTGTGTTCTCGGCACGCACGCGGTTTGGCCGCACGGTGTCTCATGGCATGTTGCTCTATGCGCGCGTTTTCGCCTGTCTGGAAGCACTCTACCCCGGCCGGCGACACGAATTGCAGACCCTGATGTTTCCAAATCCATCCTATGCCGGCGAGGAACTGGCGCTTTCCTTTGCCGAAGACCCCGATCAACCGGGTCTGGTGCTGATCGAAATCAGCAGGACCGCCGACCGCGCCGTGACACTTTCGGGAACCTGCAAGATCGGGGAGCCGGCCTGA
- a CDS encoding AMP-binding protein, with product MEFLTDMAAKRAELTPDAVAFSDKESGRSYSFRDINDRANRLGNLLLERGLGKGDRFAVLCLNHPDFFVLLFAAQKTGILLVPLNWRQPAAELGPILEASNARVMFADDAHMATARALAGNSGVDLLPIGAAGGSASAFDDLLDTADPAPVGNGQIKASAPWYLLFTSGTTGLPKAVIQTAGMAYANMINYCQATGLGVGEKGVNFLPLFHTAGINLPTLPIFLNGGCSIILRKFEPDPVLGLIDDGRVTSFFGVPAIYQALALSPKIGDTDFSRVRSLGCGGAPVPKHLLADFQARGVTICNGMGMTETGPTVFLMDTGHAAAKIGSVGKPQILTDVRLVTSEGGIVEGAGEGEVQFRGPNITPGYMDNNRATSETFTEDGWLKSGDIARRDADGYYYIVDRIKDMYISGGENVYPAEVEKVLDGHPAILEAVVIGVPDDKWGEVGAAFLVPRPGEIPDTAVLADWCRTQLAPYKVPKSFTVTDDLPRTAAGKVRKNVLKDTHAAISVQEDV from the coding sequence ATGGAGTTTCTGACCGACATGGCCGCAAAGCGGGCCGAGCTGACCCCGGACGCGGTCGCCTTCTCAGACAAGGAGAGTGGCCGGTCCTATTCGTTCCGGGACATCAACGATCGGGCAAACCGGCTCGGTAATCTCTTGCTGGAAAGAGGATTGGGCAAGGGAGACCGTTTTGCCGTGCTCTGCCTCAATCATCCGGATTTCTTCGTACTGTTGTTTGCGGCACAGAAGACCGGAATTCTGCTGGTGCCGCTCAACTGGCGGCAACCGGCCGCCGAACTCGGGCCGATCCTCGAAGCGTCGAATGCCCGCGTGATGTTTGCCGACGATGCCCACATGGCAACGGCTCGCGCGCTTGCGGGAAACAGCGGGGTCGACCTGCTGCCGATAGGGGCCGCTGGTGGAAGTGCGAGCGCATTCGATGACCTTTTGGATACGGCCGACCCGGCACCTGTCGGTAACGGACAGATCAAGGCGAGCGCACCCTGGTATCTGCTTTTTACCTCAGGTACGACGGGTCTGCCGAAGGCGGTCATTCAAACGGCGGGCATGGCTTACGCCAACATGATCAATTATTGCCAGGCAACCGGGCTCGGCGTTGGCGAAAAGGGTGTCAATTTCCTGCCGCTGTTCCACACCGCCGGCATCAATCTGCCGACGCTGCCAATCTTCCTCAATGGCGGTTGCTCCATCATCCTGCGCAAGTTCGAACCGGACCCGGTTCTCGGCCTGATCGACGACGGCAGGGTGACCAGTTTCTTCGGCGTACCGGCGATCTATCAGGCGCTTGCCCTGTCACCAAAGATCGGGGACACCGACTTTTCGCGGGTCCGTTCGCTCGGCTGCGGTGGTGCGCCCGTCCCGAAACACCTGCTTGCCGATTTCCAGGCGCGCGGGGTGACGATCTGCAACGGCATGGGCATGACGGAGACCGGGCCCACCGTGTTCCTGATGGATACGGGGCATGCAGCTGCGAAAATCGGGTCGGTCGGCAAGCCGCAGATCCTGACGGATGTCCGGCTGGTGACGTCTGAGGGAGGCATTGTTGAAGGTGCGGGCGAGGGGGAGGTCCAGTTCCGCGGCCCGAACATCACGCCCGGCTACATGGACAACAACCGGGCAACTTCCGAAACATTTACCGAGGACGGCTGGCTGAAATCCGGTGACATCGCCCGGCGCGATGCGGACGGTTACTATTACATCGTCGACCGGATCAAGGACATGTACATCTCCGGCGGCGAAAACGTCTATCCGGCCGAAGTGGAAAAGGTGCTTGACGGCCATCCGGCTATCCTGGAAGCGGTCGTCATCGGTGTTCCCGACGACAAGTGGGGGGAAGTCGGAGCCGCGTTTCTGGTGCCGCGCCCCGGTGAAATCCCCGACACCGCCGTGCTGGCGGATTGGTGCCGCACACAGCTGGCGCCTTACAAGGTCCCGAAAAGCTTTACCGTGACGGATGACCTGCCGCGCACGGCCGCGGGCAAGGTCCGGAAGAATGTCCTGAAAGACACCCACGCAGCGATATCAGTTCAGGAGGATGTGTGA
- a CDS encoding enoyl-CoA hydratase/isomerase family protein yields the protein MTARTGQVILEEDGGAVWVRLNRPGRHNALVPDLVTELEAALNHAAEVKPVALVLTGNGASFSTGGDIAGFLSHAGSREELVGYAEKLVGGLHAVVLKLLSFPAPVLAAVNGPVTGGSTGFVLAADMAAMAEHAFIQPYYTSVGFAPDGGWTALLPERIGTAKALQIQYLNERISAEEAHALGLASCVCPRTKLDSVVEEWLRTLEAGSASTHRATRKNVWDDARLEQVRARLDREKSRFMDLIVQPDTLAGMKAFLQKRA from the coding sequence GTGACAGCCAGGACCGGACAGGTCATCCTTGAAGAAGATGGCGGCGCGGTCTGGGTCCGCCTGAATCGCCCAGGCCGTCACAATGCGCTCGTTCCGGACCTGGTTACCGAGCTTGAGGCGGCTCTCAATCATGCAGCCGAAGTAAAACCCGTTGCGCTCGTCCTCACGGGCAATGGTGCGAGCTTTTCAACCGGTGGAGACATTGCAGGCTTTCTCTCGCATGCCGGCTCACGAGAGGAGCTTGTGGGCTATGCCGAAAAACTTGTAGGCGGTCTGCACGCGGTTGTCTTGAAGCTGCTTTCCTTTCCCGCACCCGTTCTGGCAGCCGTGAACGGTCCGGTGACCGGCGGGTCGACGGGGTTTGTTCTTGCAGCCGACATGGCCGCGATGGCAGAGCATGCCTTCATTCAGCCCTACTACACTTCCGTCGGGTTCGCTCCCGATGGCGGCTGGACGGCACTGCTGCCGGAACGGATCGGCACGGCAAAGGCGCTCCAGATCCAGTATCTCAACGAGCGCATCAGCGCCGAAGAGGCGCACGCGCTGGGACTTGCCTCATGCGTTTGCCCGCGCACGAAGCTCGACAGCGTTGTTGAAGAGTGGCTGCGCACGCTGGAGGCCGGATCCGCCTCGACGCATCGGGCTACCCGAAAGAATGTCTGGGACGACGCGCGGCTTGAGCAGGTGCGCGCGCGTCTCGACCGGGAAAAATCCAGATTTATGGACCTGATCGTTCAGCCGGACACGCTCGCCGGCATGAAGGCATTCCTGCAAAAGCGTGCATGA
- a CDS encoding TetR/AcrR family transcriptional regulator — protein sequence MTNPAGNAAMSQRTPFNQPKTARGEATKKAILSAAERVIGARGYNDASIGQITSEAGVAQGTFYIYFKTKEEVFSELVLEMGRLVRHTISDATQAISNRLQAEQAGLTAFLEFVQAHPDLYRIVQEAQFVDPEAYQEYYGAFAEGYRSGLKEAAEAGQISEGDPDTRAWALMGVARALGEQIVVFGNKTPIPDLVDTAYDLIANGLKP from the coding sequence GTGACAAATCCGGCCGGCAATGCAGCCATGTCCCAAAGGACGCCTTTCAACCAACCGAAGACGGCGCGCGGCGAGGCGACGAAAAAGGCAATTCTGTCCGCCGCGGAGCGCGTGATCGGTGCCCGGGGCTACAACGATGCGTCCATCGGGCAGATTACCAGCGAAGCGGGGGTCGCCCAAGGCACGTTCTATATTTATTTCAAGACCAAGGAAGAGGTCTTTTCGGAGCTGGTTCTGGAAATGGGGCGGCTTGTGCGTCACACGATTTCCGACGCGACACAGGCGATCTCGAACAGGCTGCAAGCGGAGCAGGCCGGTCTGACGGCCTTTCTCGAATTCGTTCAGGCGCATCCCGACCTTTACCGTATCGTCCAGGAAGCCCAGTTCGTCGACCCGGAGGCCTACCAGGAGTATTACGGTGCTTTTGCGGAAGGATACCGCAGCGGCCTGAAGGAGGCTGCCGAAGCCGGTCAGATTTCGGAAGGGGATCCCGACACACGCGCCTGGGCGCTCATGGGCGTCGCGCGTGCGCTTGGCGAACAAATTGTCGTGTTCGGCAACAAGACGCCCATACCCGACCTTGTCGACACTGCCTATGACCTGATCGCGAACGGGCTCAAGCCGTGA
- the hemA gene encoding 5-aminolevulinate synthase: MDVNAYLEERLGKLHDNGNYRVFADLERQSGSFPRATRYREDGSTQDVTVWCSNDYLGMGQHEKIVGAMQDVIAKCGAGAGGTRNISGTNHYHVLLEQELADLHAKEAALIFTSGYVSNWAALGTLASQVPGMIVYSDSLNHASMIEGIRHARCEKRIFKHNDYEDLERLMAADDPDAPKMVAFESVYSMDGDIAPIREICDVADKFGAITYLDEVHAVGMYGARGGGVAEREGLMDRLTIIEGTLGKAFGVMGGYITGSRTVVDFIRSFASGFIFTTALPPALAAGATASIKHLKESPFERKAHKDRVEQLRAALDKRGIPHMENPSHIVPVMVGDAKKCKWISDILLETYGIYVQPINYPTVPVGTERLRFTPTPLHTAADIEHLADSINDLWSQCALARAVA; encoded by the coding sequence ATGGACGTGAACGCCTATCTTGAAGAGCGCCTTGGCAAACTTCATGACAATGGGAATTACCGGGTCTTCGCAGATCTCGAACGTCAGTCCGGAAGTTTCCCGCGCGCGACACGCTACCGTGAGGACGGGTCCACACAGGATGTAACTGTCTGGTGCTCCAACGACTATCTCGGCATGGGCCAGCACGAAAAGATTGTCGGCGCGATGCAGGACGTCATTGCCAAGTGCGGCGCCGGAGCGGGTGGCACACGCAACATTTCCGGCACCAACCATTACCATGTTCTTCTTGAGCAGGAGCTTGCGGACCTGCACGCCAAGGAAGCTGCACTGATCTTCACCTCGGGCTACGTCTCCAACTGGGCTGCTCTCGGAACTCTGGCGTCCCAGGTGCCCGGGATGATCGTCTATTCCGACTCGCTGAACCACGCCTCGATGATCGAGGGCATCCGCCACGCCCGCTGCGAAAAACGCATCTTCAAGCACAACGACTATGAAGACCTGGAACGGCTGATGGCCGCCGACGATCCGGACGCGCCCAAGATGGTTGCCTTCGAAAGCGTCTATTCCATGGATGGCGACATTGCACCGATCCGGGAAATCTGCGACGTCGCGGACAAGTTCGGCGCGATCACCTATCTTGATGAAGTCCATGCTGTCGGCATGTACGGCGCGCGCGGCGGCGGTGTTGCCGAACGCGAAGGCCTGATGGACCGGCTGACGATCATCGAAGGCACGCTCGGCAAGGCTTTCGGCGTCATGGGCGGCTACATCACCGGCAGCAGAACGGTTGTCGATTTCATCCGTTCCTTTGCCTCCGGCTTCATCTTCACCACCGCGCTGCCGCCGGCACTCGCCGCGGGCGCAACCGCATCGATCAAGCACCTGAAGGAAAGCCCGTTCGAGCGCAAGGCGCACAAGGACCGGGTGGAACAGCTGCGCGCGGCGCTCGACAAGCGCGGCATTCCGCACATGGAAAACCCGAGCCACATCGTGCCGGTGATGGTTGGCGATGCCAAGAAGTGCAAATGGATCTCCGACATCCTGCTGGAGACCTACGGCATCTACGTGCAGCCGATCAACTACCCGACCGTTCCGGTCGGCACGGAACGTCTGCGCTTCACGCCGACCCCGCTCCACACGGCCGCCGATATCGAGCATCTGGCCGATTCCATCAATGATCTCTGGTCGCAATGCGCGCTCGCCCGCGCGGTCGCCTGA
- a CDS encoding DUF1194 domain-containing protein, producing MRIALVAFFTWFVLLVTPSVSEELDLELVLLADATGSIDEAEIRFQRAGYAAAITDPSVLNAIAGNAYGKIVVTYVEWADMFSQDVVVDWTVIDGKASADDFAARLMEAPRQAYGRNAIGAALLKGKELIDTNDYTGLRRVIDLSADSANNWNGPPIREARDIVVGSGIVINGLAVLCRHCSGRPVSYDLEQRFYDEIIGGPAAFVVTADSAATFADAVRKKLILEIAARPEDAERILLRLARAD from the coding sequence ATGCGGATTGCCCTTGTTGCCTTTTTCACATGGTTCGTCTTGCTGGTGACACCGTCGGTTTCCGAGGAACTCGACCTCGAACTCGTTCTCCTTGCGGACGCCACCGGTTCGATCGATGAAGCTGAAATCCGGTTTCAGCGCGCCGGTTATGCCGCTGCCATCACCGATCCATCGGTCTTGAATGCCATCGCGGGCAATGCCTATGGCAAGATTGTCGTTACCTATGTCGAATGGGCCGACATGTTCTCGCAGGATGTGGTGGTTGACTGGACGGTGATCGACGGGAAGGCCTCGGCGGACGACTTTGCCGCCAGGCTCATGGAAGCGCCGAGACAGGCCTATGGACGCAACGCCATCGGCGCGGCACTTCTGAAAGGAAAGGAACTGATCGACACAAACGACTACACCGGTCTGCGCCGCGTGATCGATCTTTCGGCCGACAGCGCCAACAACTGGAACGGACCGCCGATCCGCGAAGCGAGGGACATCGTGGTCGGTTCGGGCATCGTCATCAACGGCCTCGCCGTCCTCTGCCGTCATTGCTCCGGGCGTCCGGTTTCCTACGATCTGGAACAGAGGTTTTACGACGAGATCATCGGCGGACCGGCAGCCTTCGTCGTTACCGCCGACAGCGCGGCAACCTTTGCCGACGCCGTGCGCAAGAAACTCATTCTCGAGATTGCCGCCAGGCCGGAGGACGCTGAGCGCATCCTCTTGCGGCTTGCCCGCGCGGACTGA
- a CDS encoding cation:proton antiporter produces the protein MATGLLMLAMFTVCYTLLAKTLSNGILTAPILFIGFGYLMAQTGLMPFAEAEHLLHIVAELALIILLFLDAAQINLRALRERHQWPLRMLLIGLPLAVVIGTAAAAPFMTTYPLIVAALAAALLAPTDAALGQAVVTNEAVPERVRRALTLESGLNDGLALPVILLFASLTAEVMHQDATNWLVFGAKQLILGPLVGGTMGLVGGYLFLAAKRRKMTSVTIEGIGAIAMAGAAYLAAGLVDGNGFISAFVAGLAFGNVIKGQCAFIYEFTENEGQMLAWGAFFLIGLALLPGAIAHLDAGMLAIILTSLFVVRPLAVWLSLSGTDAAPLTKLFFGWFGPRGLATALFALLVVDQIDHDIGEYLLNLAVNAVWISAVLHGVTAVPFARWYGARMSDDEDAAEMAAVPPMRPEGAAKH, from the coding sequence ATGGCCACCGGTCTTTTGATGCTGGCGATGTTTACGGTCTGCTACACGCTGCTGGCGAAAACGCTGTCGAACGGAATTCTGACCGCCCCGATCCTCTTTATCGGCTTCGGTTATCTCATGGCCCAGACAGGGTTGATGCCCTTTGCCGAGGCTGAACACCTTCTGCACATTGTTGCCGAGCTTGCCCTGATCATCCTGTTGTTCCTGGACGCTGCCCAAATCAATCTGCGCGCTCTTCGCGAACGGCATCAGTGGCCGCTCCGGATGCTGCTTATCGGCCTGCCGCTTGCCGTCGTGATCGGCACGGCCGCTGCCGCACCGTTCATGACGACCTACCCGCTGATCGTCGCGGCGCTGGCTGCAGCCCTGCTCGCCCCGACGGATGCGGCCCTCGGTCAGGCCGTCGTCACCAACGAGGCCGTACCGGAGCGGGTGCGCCGCGCGCTCACGCTCGAAAGCGGACTGAATGACGGCCTCGCGCTGCCGGTCATCCTGCTGTTTGCAAGTCTTACGGCCGAGGTGATGCATCAGGACGCCACCAACTGGCTGGTCTTCGGCGCGAAACAGCTGATCCTCGGGCCGCTTGTCGGCGGCACGATGGGGCTTGTCGGCGGCTATCTGTTCCTTGCCGCCAAGCGTCGCAAGATGACCTCCGTGACGATTGAGGGCATTGGTGCAATCGCGATGGCGGGCGCGGCCTACCTCGCAGCCGGCCTTGTAGACGGCAACGGCTTTATCTCCGCCTTTGTCGCTGGCCTTGCTTTCGGCAATGTCATCAAGGGTCAGTGCGCATTCATCTATGAGTTCACCGAAAACGAAGGCCAGATGCTTGCCTGGGGGGCGTTCTTCCTGATCGGACTTGCCTTGCTGCCCGGCGCCATCGCACATCTGGATGCCGGCATGCTGGCGATCATCCTGACCAGCCTGTTTGTCGTCCGCCCGCTCGCCGTCTGGCTGTCGCTGTCGGGAACGGATGCCGCCCCGCTGACGAAACTGTTCTTCGGCTGGTTCGGGCCGAGAGGCCTCGCCACTGCCCTGTTCGCCCTTCTCGTGGTCGACCAGATCGATCATGACATCGGCGAATACCTGTTGAACCTTGCCGTCAACGCGGTCTGGATCAGCGCCGTCCTGCATGGGGTGACCGCCGTTCCCTTTGCCAGGTGGTATGGTGCGCGCATGTCGGACGACGAAGACGCCGCGGAGATGGCTGCCGTGCCGCCAATGCGCCCGGAAGGGGCAGCCAAACACTAA
- a CDS encoding glutamate synthase-related protein, with product MKKHAVATLSTLPDRDPQYALVADVDLVVVRFDEEVSVFYGRCLHRGALMSDGYVQGDNLICGVHYWDYRVDSGVSEYNNSEALPKFKSWIEGDEVLVDEDEIAAWAKDNPQPFQRDRYLGLYADTSHGTEEEPYNGLIQQYARDGLSKTGHHGRVDAMGVPRTQLPDWDDIQILTAQLQRFPLLDDDPVGTDVVIGPNAQKPLRLKIPLFVSDMSFGALSEPAKVALARGAELAGTGICSGEGGMLPEEQEANSRYFYELASARFGFDWEKLDRVQAFHFKGGQGAKTGTGGHLPGAKVKGKIAEVRGLQEGTDAISPPRFPDWTDVSEVKQFADEVRTRTGGIPIGYKLSAQHIEKDIDAALEIGVDYIILDGRGGGTGAAPIIFRDNISVPTIPALARARRHLDNSGRSDVSLVITGGLRKPADFVKAMALGADAIAVSNAAMQAIGCIAMRACHTNNCPVGIATQKPHLVSRLQVEKSARQLTNFFEASVELMQVMARACGYAHLNEFNPDDLTTWKREMSDLSGVAYGGVA from the coding sequence ATGAAAAAACATGCTGTAGCCACCTTGAGCACCCTGCCGGACCGCGACCCGCAATACGCACTCGTCGCGGATGTCGATCTTGTGGTCGTCCGCTTCGACGAGGAGGTCTCCGTCTTCTACGGCCGGTGCCTGCATCGCGGCGCGCTGATGTCGGACGGCTACGTTCAGGGGGACAATCTCATCTGCGGTGTCCATTACTGGGACTACCGTGTCGACAGCGGCGTTTCCGAATACAACAACTCCGAGGCCCTGCCCAAATTCAAGAGCTGGATCGAAGGGGACGAGGTTCTGGTCGATGAGGACGAGATCGCGGCCTGGGCGAAGGACAACCCGCAGCCGTTCCAGCGCGACCGGTACCTGGGTCTTTATGCCGACACCAGCCACGGCACGGAGGAAGAACCTTACAACGGACTGATCCAGCAATATGCGCGCGACGGTCTGAGCAAGACAGGTCACCATGGCCGCGTCGATGCAATGGGCGTGCCCCGCACCCAGCTGCCCGACTGGGACGACATCCAGATCCTGACGGCGCAGCTGCAGCGGTTTCCGCTTCTTGACGATGATCCGGTCGGAACCGATGTCGTCATCGGGCCCAACGCCCAAAAGCCGCTCCGCCTGAAGATCCCGCTGTTCGTATCCGACATGAGCTTCGGTGCGCTTTCCGAGCCGGCCAAGGTGGCGCTTGCCCGCGGCGCGGAGCTCGCCGGCACCGGGATATGTTCCGGCGAGGGCGGCATGCTGCCGGAGGAACAGGAAGCCAATTCCCGCTATTTCTATGAACTCGCCTCGGCCCGTTTCGGCTTCGACTGGGAAAAGCTCGACCGGGTTCAGGCATTCCACTTCAAGGGCGGTCAGGGCGCCAAGACGGGAACCGGCGGGCACCTGCCGGGGGCCAAGGTCAAGGGAAAGATCGCCGAGGTGCGCGGCCTGCAGGAAGGCACGGACGCGATCTCGCCGCCCCGTTTCCCGGACTGGACCGACGTCTCCGAGGTCAAGCAATTCGCCGATGAAGTGCGCACACGGACCGGCGGCATTCCGATCGGTTACAAGCTTTCGGCACAGCATATCGAGAAGGACATCGACGCGGCGCTGGAAATCGGCGTCGACTACATCATTCTCGATGGGCGCGGCGGCGGCACCGGCGCGGCACCTATCATTTTCCGTGACAACATCTCCGTCCCGACCATTCCAGCGCTTGCCAGAGCACGCCGCCACCTGGACAATTCCGGCCGGTCCGATGTCAGCCTGGTGATCACGGGAGGCCTGCGCAAGCCGGCCGACTTCGTGAAGGCGATGGCGCTCGGTGCGGACGCCATTGCGGTCTCCAATGCAGCCATGCAGGCCATCGGCTGCATCGCCATGCGTGCCTGCCATACCAACAACTGCCCGGTCGGCATTGCAACGCAGAAGCCGCATCTGGTCAGCCGCCTGCAGGTCGAAAAATCGGCGCGCCAACTCACGAATTTCTTCGAGGCGTCGGTGGAACTGATGCAGGTTATGGCACGCGCCTGCGGCTATGCGCATCTGAACGAATTCAACCCGGACGACCTGACCACCTGGAAGCGGGAAATGTCCGACTTGTCGGGCGTCGCCTATGGCGGTGTTGCCTGA